The genomic DNA AACCAAGCAGTTTCACCAGGGATGTTAagcaatatatatttttactctGATAAGAAATGAGTCGGTATCCTTCAATTGATTTAAGTAAAATAATCTGCCAATTTTGTCTAGATTTCTTATTCATTTACttgaaaaaaattttttttttcctctctagTCCCTGACACTTTTGGAGTATCTGCTAAAGACCGGTGATGATCGCGtgcttttgaaaatgaaagacaacGTCTACATCGTCAAGGCCCTCACAGAATACCGCTTTGTTGAAAAAGATGGCAAAGATCAGGTACATGAATTGTAATTATGACTATATTTCAGGCGTAAGTTGGATTTTGTTTGAATGATGCGAGTCTAATACAAGTGTATCTTCCCAGGGTGGgaatgtgagagagaaagcTAAGGTTGTCCTCGTTCTAATGGAGGACGATGAGAAACTTAAAGAGGAAAGAGACTTTGCAGTTAAGACCAGAGAAAAGACATCAAAAAGTGCCGCAGGTGAGCTCACTGCTAAATTTACACAATGTTTTGGTTGGATGCAAATCACACAACTCTAATTAATTGACTATTTTCAATCCTTTCGAGCCAGCGTCATCCTCAGATGCTGTCAAGGATGCAAGTTACAAGCCGTGCTATGTTCCCGGAGCCACTGGGCTTCCGTCCTTAGACAACATTCCCTCAGTGGCTGACTTAACCGCTTCCTTCACTGCCCGTAAAGAGGAGCGggtcagacaggaagttgagAAGAAAGAAACGGAGAGACGGGTGAGTGAATGTCAATGTTGACGATGGATGGATCGGTACTCTGAAACtatagggggagctctgtagagaatAAGCTACCAGACTTGCAGTTTCACTTTAACAGGTGCAGCTGATTACATGACTGATCCTTTTTTCTGATCTCTTTAATTCTAGGCTAAGATGAGTGAAGACGAGCTGAAATGGGAGGATGCTGGCAAAGGTGCTGACGTGAAAGGCAATGTGTGGGCAGGAGAaaatgcagaggaggagaagcaggtgAAACCAGGCCCATGGGGGCCCATCAAGGAACCTAAAGAGGCCACAGCTCCATGGGGTACACCCACAAGACCTGACGCAACCGACAAAGCACCTGGCAGTGATCCTTGGGGTTCTCCGAGTACAGCGGATGACGATCAATTTGCCACACCAAAAACTGATGAAGATCCTTTTGTATCAACAAAAACTGAGGAAGATCCTTTTGCTGTACCAAAGAATGGAGAGGATCGTTTTGTAGCTTCCAAAGATGGGCCAGATCCATTCAATGCACCGAAAGATGACCCTTTCAGTGCCCCCAAAGACAATGAAGATCCATTTACTTCATCAAACAGTGATCCTTTTAATACACCTAAAGACGATCCATTCAGTGCTCCAAAGGATGATCCCTTCAACACCCCAAAAGACGATCCATTTAACACCCCAAAAGACGATCCATTTAACACCCCAAAAGATGACCAATTTAACTCCCCAAAAGATGATCCATTTAACAACCCAAAAGATGACCCATTTAACTCCCCAAAAGACGATCCTTTCAGTTCCCCAAAGAATGACCCATTTAACACCCCAAAAGACGATCCTTTCAATGCACCAAATAATGACCCATTTAACACACCAAAAGATGATCCTTTCAACTCCCCAAAAGACGATCCTTTCAGTGCCCCAAAAGATGACCCCTTCACTGCACCAGCATCAGCACCCCCTAAAGAAGACCCATTTGCAGCACTGACATCTCCTCAAGACCCTTTCATTGCTCCCACAACACCGCCTAAAGAAGATCCTTTTTCTGCAGCAGCCAAACCTGCTCAAGATGACCCTTTTGCTGCCCCACCACCCAAAGAGGATCCCTTCTCTACATCATCCAAACTTCCTGAAGATGACCCTTTTACTGCGCCAACAACACCTCCTAAAGAGGATCCTTTCTCTGCACCAACCAAACCTACAAAGACAGATCCCTTCACTGCACCAACAACGCCCCCCAAAGAGGACAACTC from Solea senegalensis isolate Sse05_10M linkage group LG20, IFAPA_SoseM_1, whole genome shotgun sequence includes the following:
- the LOC122786559 gene encoding epsin-1-like isoform X1, whose amino-acid sequence is MTSSMLRRQLKNLVQNYSEAEVKVREATSNDPWGPSSTQMADISDLTYNAVACSEIMTMLWKRLKDDRNWRHIHKSLTLLEYLLKTGDDRVLLKMKDNVYIVKALTEYRFVEKDGKDQGGNVREKAKVVLVLMEDDEKLKEERDFAVKTREKTSKSAAASSSDAVKDASYKPCYVPGATGLPSLDNIPSVADLTASFTARKEERVRQEVEKKETERRAKMSEDELKWEDAGKGADVKGNVWAGENAEEEKQVKPGPWGPIKEPKEATAPWGTPTRPDATDKAPGSDPWGSPSTADDDQFATPKTDEDPFVSTKTEEDPFAVPKNGEDRFVASKDGPDPFNAPKDDPFSAPKDNEDPFTSSNSDPFNTPKDDPFSAPKDDPFNTPKDDPFNTPKDDPFNTPKDDQFNSPKDDPFNNPKDDPFNSPKDDPFSSPKNDPFNTPKDDPFNAPNNDPFNTPKDDPFNSPKDDPFSAPKDDPFTAPASAPPKEDPFAALTSPQDPFIAPTTPPKEDPFSAAAKPAQDDPFAAPPPKEDPFSTSSKLPEDDPFTAPTTPPKEDPFSAPTKPTKTDPFTAPTTPPKEDNSDPFNASSPRSPKGGPGVWEAPASSPPATGSDPWGAPSAPPSDPWGATSPINTSDPFGDVSKADNDPWGATASAPASTDDAWGSPAPPSASSPSSDPFGDGASKANDPWGAPSSGASNVTGKRTAQEEEMYRKTAQFLGSSGASLVDLDDLFSSKPKQRTVTDMPAAQTQAIGSFKAPGLSFGRVLSSGSVAGVSFPQTSSQPSRFPLGSTFAPSRGAFAPTFGAANPSSQTPRMQLPYQSLGASYSGLSVPVSVGGSQLMGRHVESPRGGVGMVPRGSPVRNPLADPTVSSFFGGSPQTGVGHVGGFTPQPAGGAPVQPQPTPNSRTGETGSKNSNPFQF
- the LOC122786559 gene encoding epsin-1-like isoform X2 translates to MTSSMLRRQLKNLVQNYSEAEVKVREATSNDPWGPSSTQMADISDLTYNAVACSEIMTMLWKRLKDDRNWRHIHKSLTLLEYLLKTGDDRVLLKMKDNVYIVKALTEYRFVEKDGKDQGGNVREKAKVVLVLMEDDEKLKEERDFAVKTREKTSKSAAASSSDAVKDASYKPCYVPGATGLPSLDNIPSVADLTASFTARKEERVRQEVEKKETERRAKMSEDELKWEDAGKGADVKGNVWAGENAEEEKQVKPGPWGPIKEPKEATAPWGTPTRPDATDKAPGSDPWGSPSTADDDQFATPKTDEDPFVSTKTEEDPFAVPKNGEDRFVASKDGPDPFNAPKDDPFSAPKDNEDPFTSSNSDPFNTPKDDPFSAPKDDPFNTPKDDPFNTPKDDPFNTPKDDQFNSPKDDPFNNPKDDPFNSPKDDPFSSPKNDPFNTPKDDPFNAPNNDPFNTPKDDPFNSPKDDPFSAPKDDPFTAPASAPPKEDPFAALTSPQDPFIAPTTPPKEDPFSAAAKPAQDDPFAAPPPKEDPFSTSSKLPEDDPFTAPTTPPKEDPFSAPTKPTKTDPFTAPTTPPKEDNSDPFNASSPRSPKGGPGVWEAPASSPPATGSDPWGAPSAPPSDPWGATSPINTSDPFGDVSKADNDPWGATASAPASTDDAWGSPAPPSASSPSSDPFGDGASKANDPWGAPSSGASNVTENTF